A single region of the Photobacterium sanguinicancri genome encodes:
- a CDS encoding cytochrome b/b6 domain-containing protein, which yields MSTKITIWDSFIRGYHWLQAISIAGLWYTGTEGLMDWHFSIAYGLLALLVTRLIWGVLGSETAKLSRLFHPPRAVIQHLGELHQPTISHDNTVGHNAAGSYMVLGFFVLLTIQLTTGLFATDDIISEGPLAMHISGELSSRLTDLHGLNFDFLLSAIGLHLAAILLYRLKSIDLVGPMLHGKKVLPEHAAPKMLNGVIGWGIFVAVATGVYFLWAKDVVIYLL from the coding sequence ATGAGCACTAAAATCACCATTTGGGATAGCTTTATCCGTGGCTATCACTGGCTGCAAGCCATCAGTATTGCTGGGTTGTGGTATACCGGCACGGAAGGCCTCATGGATTGGCACTTTTCTATTGCTTATGGGTTATTAGCCTTACTGGTCACACGCTTGATCTGGGGCGTTTTAGGGAGTGAAACCGCCAAGCTATCACGCCTTTTTCACCCTCCCCGCGCTGTCATTCAACACTTGGGTGAATTGCATCAACCCACAATTAGCCATGACAACACCGTTGGTCATAATGCGGCGGGTAGCTATATGGTACTCGGTTTTTTTGTATTGCTTACCATACAATTAACCACGGGGCTTTTTGCTACCGACGACATCATATCTGAAGGCCCTTTAGCCATGCACATCAGTGGTGAGTTAAGCAGTAGGCTAACGGATCTTCATGGCTTGAACTTTGATTTTCTGCTCAGTGCGATTGGTCTTCATCTAGCCGCAATATTATTGTATCGCTTAAAAAGCATCGACCTTGTCGGCCCGATGTTACACGGAAAAAAAGTGCTACCTGAACACGCTGCGCCGAAAATGTTAAATGGCGTCATTGGATGGGGCATTTTTGTCGCCGTTGCTACAGGTGTCTATTTCCTATGGGCTAAAGATGTCGTTATTTATCTTTTGTAA
- a CDS encoding type II toxin-antitoxin system YoeB family toxin has translation MGFLLRRLHLLLRVQDNTNFWSCRINEENRLVYAVDGIHITIISCCYHYQAYSALSVCF, from the coding sequence ATTGGTTTTTTATTAAGACGTTTACATCTCCTCTTACGCGTCCAAGATAACACCAACTTCTGGTCTTGTCGTATAAATGAAGAAAATCGCCTTGTTTATGCAGTCGACGGCATTCACATCACCATTATTTCTTGTTGCTACCACTATCAAGCTTACTCGGCGTTGTCAGTTTGCTTTTAG